One genomic segment of Rhizobium viscosum includes these proteins:
- a CDS encoding cytochrome-c peroxidase — MATKIIWLLRSGLALGLAVSALGFGLLPLRQSSAAVTGGVHPGPMSRAQAYARAEALTELGRKMFFDSSLSASGMQACASCHDPHHGFAPASATPIEMGGPHMDQPGLRAVPTLRYLQAVPSFTEHFYDSEDEGDESVDNGPTGGLTWDGRVDHGYDQAKIPLLSPFEMGNKDESQVVASLSKAAYAGDFKEIFGQDVFGNAGDAFQGAVEALSTFEQSGADFYPYSSRYDTFLAGKGTLTAQELHGRELFEDPAKGNCSSCHLSEPANDGEPPQFSDFGFLGLAVPRNMAIPANNDPDYHDLGLCGPQRTDFKDRPEYCGLFRTPTLRNVALKKSFFHNGYFHSLRDVVSFYATRDSDPGRWYPKNADGTIRKYDDIPEAYWGNLNQDPPFGRKPGDPPALTESEIDDIVAFLGTLTDADQLPGPEQRAAH; from the coding sequence ATGGCGACAAAGATTATCTGGCTTCTGCGGTCTGGCCTGGCGCTTGGTCTGGCGGTCAGTGCGCTCGGTTTTGGCCTTTTGCCCCTGCGGCAAAGCAGCGCGGCCGTCACCGGCGGCGTGCACCCCGGCCCCATGTCGCGGGCGCAAGCCTATGCCCGCGCTGAGGCGCTGACGGAACTCGGCCGCAAGATGTTCTTCGATTCCTCTCTTTCGGCCTCCGGCATGCAGGCCTGCGCCTCCTGCCACGATCCGCATCATGGTTTCGCCCCAGCTTCCGCAACGCCGATCGAAATGGGCGGGCCGCATATGGACCAGCCGGGACTGCGCGCCGTGCCGACCTTACGCTACCTGCAGGCCGTCCCCTCCTTTACCGAGCATTTCTACGATTCCGAAGACGAAGGCGACGAGAGCGTCGACAATGGGCCGACCGGCGGCCTGACCTGGGACGGGCGCGTGGACCATGGCTACGACCAGGCGAAGATCCCGCTGCTTTCGCCTTTCGAAATGGGCAACAAGGACGAAAGCCAGGTCGTCGCCTCGCTCAGCAAAGCAGCCTATGCCGGTGATTTCAAGGAGATTTTTGGCCAGGATGTCTTCGGCAATGCAGGGGATGCCTTCCAGGGAGCAGTCGAGGCGCTCAGCACTTTCGAGCAGAGCGGCGCAGACTTCTATCCCTATTCCAGCCGCTATGACACCTTTCTTGCCGGCAAGGGCACTCTGACGGCGCAGGAGCTTCACGGGCGCGAGCTCTTCGAAGATCCGGCCAAGGGAAACTGTTCGAGCTGCCATCTGAGCGAGCCCGCCAATGATGGGGAGCCGCCGCAATTTTCCGACTTCGGCTTCCTCGGTCTCGCAGTGCCGCGCAACATGGCGATCCCGGCCAACAACGATCCTGACTATCACGACCTCGGCCTTTGCGGCCCTCAGCGTACCGATTTCAAGGATCGGCCGGAATACTGCGGCCTGTTCCGTACGCCGACTCTGCGCAATGTGGCGCTCAAGAAGAGCTTCTTCCACAATGGCTATTTCCATTCACTGCGCGATGTCGTCTCCTTCTATGCCACGCGCGACAGCGATCCGGGCCGCTGGTATCCGAAAAACGCCGACGGCACGATCCGCAAATATGACGATATACCCGAGGCCTATTGGGGCAATCTCAATCAGGACCCGCCCTTCGGCCGCAAGCCCGGCGATCCGCCGGCACTGACTGAATCGGAAATCGACGATATCGTCGCTTTCCTGGGCACTCTGACTGATGCCGATCAGTTGCCCGGGCCGGAACAGCGGGCGGCGCATTAA
- a CDS encoding L,D-transpeptidase, whose product MNFLRRAFPFAGLAAAATMLSGCNILVPDVAADSPARFVLETSPVFYQPPGVDPRRVKPIPDQPVPQTRELYKTQFHQTYGLPVSNPLRLDMDRYSQVRDGDFTLPAIPASRIQPEYLRQEVDYQTNERPGTIVVDTKDRFLYFVEGNGKAMRYGVGLGREGYAWKGRGVIQWKQKWPRWTPPAEMVSRQPEVRSFSAENGGMNPGLQNPLGARAMYIFKNGQDTLYRIHGTPDWQSIGKAVSSGCVRMLNQDVVDLYDRVPAKSEIVVM is encoded by the coding sequence ATGAATTTTCTGCGCCGGGCTTTCCCCTTTGCCGGGCTTGCGGCTGCCGCAACGATGCTCAGCGGCTGCAACATTCTCGTTCCCGATGTTGCAGCCGATTCCCCGGCGCGCTTCGTGCTGGAAACTTCTCCGGTCTTCTACCAGCCGCCGGGTGTCGATCCACGCCGCGTCAAGCCGATACCCGATCAGCCGGTGCCCCAGACGCGCGAACTCTACAAGACGCAGTTCCACCAGACCTACGGCCTGCCGGTCAGCAATCCGCTGCGCCTCGATATGGACCGATACAGCCAGGTGAGGGATGGCGATTTTACGTTGCCGGCCATCCCCGCCAGCCGCATCCAGCCGGAATATCTGCGCCAAGAGGTCGATTACCAGACCAACGAGCGCCCCGGCACGATCGTTGTCGATACCAAGGACCGTTTCCTCTATTTCGTCGAAGGCAATGGCAAGGCTATGCGCTATGGCGTCGGCCTCGGCCGCGAGGGCTACGCCTGGAAGGGCCGTGGCGTCATCCAGTGGAAGCAGAAGTGGCCGCGCTGGACGCCGCCGGCCGAAATGGTGTCGCGCCAGCCGGAAGTCCGGTCCTTCTCTGCGGAAAACGGCGGCATGAATCCGGGCCTCCAAAATCCGCTCGGCGCGCGCGCCATGTATATTTTCAAGAACGGCCAGGACACGCTCTATCGCATCCACGGCACGCCTGACTGGCAGTCGATCGGCAAGGCGGTTTCCTCCGGCTGTGTACGCATGCTCAATCAGGATGTGGTCGACCTCTACGATCGCGTGCCGGCCAAGTCCGAGATCGTGGTGATGTAG
- a CDS encoding LysR family transcriptional regulator, producing MMNDAVLRKIDLNLLLAFSVLMQERNVSRAAERLLLGQPGLSAALKRLREALDDELFIRVGRGLQPTARALAIAPAIEDALSGIERAIRPPKGFDPSTWQGEFRVGMCDNLETAFFGPLVARLRQLAPGARLVGVAADKRDAAQMLDDGAYEFSISVHGEPASWHIRMPLFEQCSIAIYDPQQLKLKPPISVEDFVAAPHIAISFVGSATTAVDAALDKVGLSRNVVATVPRYSAVPPALRAMPSIAIVPESLGRCMAQLHNLEVSMPPVELPADPVSMLYRRVDRADERASWFRRLFVEVADKALLASGCKAGICAEAA from the coding sequence ATGATGAATGATGCTGTCCTTCGCAAAATTGATCTGAATCTCCTGCTCGCTTTCTCGGTGTTGATGCAGGAGCGCAATGTCAGCCGCGCTGCCGAAAGGCTGCTGCTCGGCCAGCCCGGACTTTCGGCCGCTCTCAAGCGGCTACGCGAGGCGCTGGACGATGAACTCTTCATACGCGTCGGCCGCGGCCTGCAGCCGACAGCGAGGGCGCTCGCCATCGCACCGGCGATCGAGGATGCGCTTTCCGGCATCGAACGGGCGATCCGCCCGCCCAAAGGCTTCGACCCATCGACATGGCAGGGCGAATTCCGCGTCGGCATGTGCGACAATCTGGAAACCGCCTTCTTCGGCCCGTTGGTTGCACGGCTGCGTCAGCTTGCGCCGGGCGCACGGCTCGTGGGCGTTGCTGCCGACAAGCGCGATGCGGCGCAGATGCTCGATGACGGCGCCTACGAATTCAGCATTTCCGTCCATGGCGAACCCGCCTCATGGCATATCCGCATGCCGCTGTTCGAGCAGTGTTCGATCGCCATTTACGATCCGCAGCAATTGAAGCTGAAGCCGCCGATCAGCGTCGAGGATTTCGTCGCCGCGCCGCATATCGCCATCTCCTTCGTCGGTAGTGCGACGACAGCGGTCGACGCTGCGCTCGACAAGGTGGGCTTGAGCCGCAACGTGGTGGCGACGGTGCCCCGCTATTCTGCGGTGCCGCCGGCGCTGAGAGCGATGCCGTCGATTGCCATCGTGCCGGAATCACTGGGACGCTGCATGGCGCAGCTTCACAATCTCGAGGTCTCGATGCCGCCGGTTGAGCTGCCGGCCGATCCAGTGTCGATGCTGTACCGGCGGGTGGACAGGGCGGATGAGCGGGCGTCGTGGTTCCGGCGATTGTTTGTCGAAGTGGCGGACAAGGCGCTGCTTGCCTCAGGGTGCAAGGCTGGGATTTGCGCTGAAGCGGCTTGA
- a CDS encoding acid phosphatase: MTRLKFLRNLSLAGSAMLPLALATAAHAAPAGMDKIQNIVVIYAENRSFDNLYGSFPGANGLANASESQARQLDRDGAPLAELPPAWGGLTAKGVTPAITEAQSAHLANAVFSIDDPKGFAQPTNVITRDLWHRFYQEQMQIDGGKNDKFVAWADSGSLVMGHYDGSILPMWQVAKKYVLADNFFQGGFGGSFFNHFQLICACAPYYADADKSPAKPTIAKVDADGISLTVAENAPKSALDGAPKFVSDGNLTPDFYAVNTMQPPYQPSANAPAKDGDAAYADPSQPNTLPPQHEITIGDLLSLKGVTWAWYSGAWQAALDGKNATPVPNFQFHHQPFNYFANFAPGTPARAEHLKDGGLGGEAFIKDIDDGKLPAVSFYKPQGNLNEHGGYADVSSGDQHLADLVSHLEKSPQWGHMLVIVTYDENGGFWDHVAPPKADRWGPGNRIPAFIISPYAKAGMIDHTQYDTTSILRLITARYDLPVLPGLLARDKALALNNEPPMGNLTASLDLTR; this comes from the coding sequence ATGACCAGACTGAAATTCCTCCGCAATCTTTCGCTGGCCGGCTCGGCCATGCTGCCGCTGGCGCTTGCCACGGCCGCCCATGCAGCGCCCGCCGGCATGGACAAAATCCAGAATATCGTCGTCATCTACGCTGAAAACCGCAGTTTCGATAACCTCTATGGCAGCTTTCCGGGTGCCAACGGCCTCGCCAACGCAAGCGAAAGCCAGGCACGCCAGCTCGATCGCGATGGCGCACCGCTCGCCGAACTGCCGCCGGCCTGGGGCGGCTTGACCGCCAAGGGTGTGACACCCGCGATCACCGAGGCGCAGTCCGCCCACCTCGCCAATGCCGTCTTCTCGATCGACGATCCCAAGGGCTTCGCGCAGCCGACCAATGTCATCACCCGCGACCTCTGGCACCGCTTCTACCAGGAGCAGATGCAGATCGACGGCGGCAAGAACGACAAGTTCGTCGCCTGGGCTGATTCCGGCAGCCTTGTCATGGGCCACTATGACGGCTCGATCCTGCCCATGTGGCAGGTCGCCAAGAAATACGTCCTCGCCGATAACTTCTTCCAGGGCGGCTTCGGCGGCTCATTCTTCAACCACTTCCAGCTGATCTGCGCCTGCGCACCCTATTATGCGGATGCCGACAAGAGCCCCGCCAAGCCCACGATCGCCAAGGTCGATGCCGACGGCATTTCGCTGACCGTTGCCGAAAATGCCCCAAAATCCGCGCTCGACGGTGCCCCGAAATTCGTCTCCGACGGCAACCTCACGCCGGATTTCTATGCCGTCAACACCATGCAGCCGCCCTACCAGCCGAGCGCCAATGCTCCGGCCAAGGATGGCGATGCAGCCTATGCTGATCCCTCGCAGCCCAACACCTTGCCGCCGCAGCACGAAATCACCATCGGTGACCTGCTGTCGCTGAAGGGCGTCACCTGGGCATGGTATAGCGGCGCCTGGCAGGCAGCGCTCGATGGCAAGAACGCCACGCCGGTGCCGAACTTCCAGTTCCACCATCAGCCCTTCAACTATTTCGCCAACTTCGCGCCGGGCACGCCCGCCCGCGCCGAACATCTGAAGGACGGCGGCCTCGGTGGCGAAGCCTTCATCAAGGATATCGACGACGGCAAACTGCCGGCCGTTTCCTTCTACAAGCCGCAGGGCAACCTCAACGAACATGGCGGTTACGCCGATGTTTCGAGTGGTGACCAGCACCTCGCCGATCTCGTCTCCCATCTCGAAAAGAGTCCGCAATGGGGCCACATGCTCGTCATCGTCACCTATGACGAAAACGGCGGCTTCTGGGATCACGTCGCTCCGCCGAAGGCCGACCGCTGGGGCCCTGGCAACCGCATTCCGGCCTTCATCATCTCGCCCTATGCCAAGGCCGGCATGATCGACCATACGCAATATGACACGACCTCGATCCTGCGCCTGATCACGGCCCGTTACGACCTGCCGGTGCTGCCGGGTCTGCTTGCCCGCGACAAGGCGCTGGCGCTGAACAACGAGCCGCCGATGGGCAACCTGACGGCATCGCTCGACCTGACGCGCTGA
- a CDS encoding MFS transporter: MTNSPSPRGAGLALLLLCAANFLDAMDVSTIGVALPAIQTELGMPPTSLQWAVSAYVLGYGGFLLLGGRVADLFGHRRVFLWSLGIFAAASIAGGFVDSGPTLIAARLVKGIAAAFTAPAALALLLSVFGEGEKRAKALGVFASTGATGFVLGMVLGGAATLVSWRATLVMGAPVAILTLAIAPFVLPPDARRGEGRKHFDWAGALTITPGLLLFVFGITNAAAVGWNDFLTWGSLVASVVLIALFLIVESRHADPMVPLHIFRRAKLSHANAIAALFQGAYVGFQFIATLYYQDVIGWSAFATGFCFAFGGVCVMFLAPRFATVAQNRGTTGLMAVGVGLQATSYILWVALVGHIDPIILVALNQIPLGVGYAMTYPAIQVAALSDVEEDKSGLASGLLFASFQIGGGIVLAAASAIFAAAPHFGWDPYVGGIVFVALLAILITLLAAVGPKTATLRPQAYQAAE; encoded by the coding sequence ATGACCAATTCCCCATCTCCGCGCGGAGCCGGCCTGGCGTTGCTGCTGCTCTGCGCTGCGAATTTCCTTGATGCTATGGATGTTTCCACCATCGGGGTCGCCCTGCCTGCCATCCAGACCGAACTTGGTATGCCGCCAACCTCGCTTCAATGGGCCGTCAGCGCCTATGTGCTGGGTTACGGCGGGTTTTTGCTGCTCGGCGGCCGTGTCGCCGACCTCTTCGGCCACCGCCGCGTCTTCCTCTGGTCGCTCGGCATCTTCGCGGCCGCCAGCATTGCCGGCGGTTTCGTCGATAGCGGCCCGACGCTGATCGCTGCCCGCCTGGTAAAAGGCATCGCCGCAGCCTTTACCGCCCCGGCGGCGCTTGCCCTGCTGCTCTCCGTCTTCGGCGAGGGCGAAAAGCGGGCCAAGGCGCTCGGCGTCTTCGCCTCGACGGGTGCCACCGGCTTTGTGCTCGGTATGGTGCTCGGCGGTGCCGCCACCCTCGTGAGCTGGCGGGCAACGCTCGTCATGGGCGCTCCGGTCGCGATCCTCACGCTGGCGATCGCTCCCTTTGTCCTGCCTCCGGATGCGCGGCGCGGCGAGGGACGCAAGCATTTCGACTGGGCGGGCGCCTTGACGATCACCCCCGGCCTGCTGCTCTTCGTCTTCGGCATTACCAACGCTGCCGCAGTCGGCTGGAATGACTTCTTAACCTGGGGCTCGCTCGTTGCTTCCGTGGTGCTGATCGCACTCTTCCTGATCGTCGAATCGCGCCATGCCGATCCCATGGTGCCGCTGCATATCTTCCGCCGGGCAAAGCTCAGCCATGCCAATGCCATCGCCGCTTTGTTCCAGGGCGCCTATGTCGGCTTCCAGTTCATCGCCACGCTCTACTATCAGGATGTGATCGGCTGGTCGGCCTTTGCCACCGGCTTCTGTTTCGCTTTCGGCGGTGTCTGCGTGATGTTCCTTGCACCGCGTTTTGCCACTGTCGCGCAGAACCGCGGCACGACGGGCCTGATGGCGGTTGGCGTCGGGCTGCAGGCGACGAGCTATATCCTCTGGGTTGCTCTGGTCGGCCACATCGATCCGATCATCCTGGTTGCCTTGAACCAGATCCCGCTCGGCGTCGGTTATGCCATGACTTATCCGGCAATCCAGGTTGCAGCACTGTCTGACGTCGAGGAAGACAAGTCCGGCCTTGCCTCCGGCCTGCTCTTCGCTTCCTTCCAGATCGGCGGCGGCATCGTGCTTGCGGCCGCTTCCGCCATCTTCGCCGCAGCCCCGCACTTCGGCTGGGACCCTTACGTCGGCGGCATCGTCTTCGTGGCGCTGCTGGCGATCCTGATCACTCTGCTTGCCGCTGTCGGCCCGAAGACCGCCACGCTTCGCCCGCAGGCCTATCAGGCAGCGGAATAA
- a CDS encoding MarR family winged helix-turn-helix transcriptional regulator, producing the protein MAAMKARTAKVMEIPEEEKRLEKQLCFAVYATAHAFTRAYKPILDRVGLTYPQYLVMLVLWEKAELPVKTIGEQLDLDSGTLSPLLKRLEQNGLIKRTRDSRDERQVIVSLTPKGQAMRGEVNMIMSSIGEAIGCTLEEMAVMRDMLSRLRGNLNASI; encoded by the coding sequence ATGGCAGCGATGAAAGCGAGAACTGCGAAAGTGATGGAAATACCGGAAGAGGAAAAGCGGCTGGAGAAGCAGCTCTGTTTCGCGGTCTACGCGACGGCGCATGCCTTTACCCGCGCCTACAAGCCCATACTCGACAGGGTGGGTCTCACTTATCCGCAATATCTCGTCATGCTGGTTCTATGGGAAAAAGCCGAACTGCCGGTCAAGACGATCGGAGAGCAGCTCGATCTCGATTCCGGCACGCTCTCCCCTCTGCTCAAGCGGCTGGAGCAGAACGGCCTCATCAAGCGCACCCGCGATTCCCGCGACGAGCGGCAGGTCATCGTGTCGCTGACGCCGAAAGGTCAGGCGATGAGGGGCGAGGTCAATATGATCATGTCTTCGATCGGCGAGGCGATCGGCTGCACGCTGGAGGAAATGGCGGTCATGCGTGACATGCTGAGCCGGCTGCGCGGAAACCTCAACGCAAGCATATAG
- a CDS encoding L,D-transpeptidase: MSLDKPLSRRSFLSFSALTAASALAGCASTSNTVENGGMSISYRSPFRAFQTTTVPGEAELAVMYGPIEDGGFLIPAVPYQQIDPRYYRQQVVDPTGQPPGTIVVDTPSRFLYLVQPGGMAMRYGVGIGREGFAWSGNGVIQWKQKWPRWKPPNEMVARQPELAKYSIERGGMEPGLLNPLGARALYIFSNNEDTLYRLHGNPEWRSIGKAVSSGCVRLLNQDIIDLYDRVPNKTPIVVWQ; this comes from the coding sequence ATGAGCCTCGATAAACCTCTCTCCCGTCGTAGCTTTCTTTCCTTTTCGGCTTTGACAGCGGCTTCCGCGCTGGCAGGCTGTGCCTCCACGTCGAATACGGTCGAAAATGGCGGCATGTCGATCAGCTACCGTTCGCCTTTCCGCGCGTTCCAGACGACGACCGTACCCGGCGAAGCAGAACTTGCCGTCATGTACGGTCCAATCGAAGACGGCGGCTTCCTCATCCCCGCCGTTCCCTATCAGCAGATCGATCCGCGCTACTACCGCCAGCAGGTCGTGGACCCAACGGGCCAGCCGCCCGGTACCATCGTCGTCGATACCCCCTCGCGATTCCTTTATCTCGTCCAGCCCGGCGGCATGGCGATGCGCTACGGCGTCGGCATTGGCCGCGAAGGTTTCGCGTGGTCGGGCAATGGTGTCATCCAGTGGAAGCAGAAATGGCCGCGCTGGAAGCCGCCGAATGAGATGGTCGCCCGCCAGCCGGAGCTTGCGAAATACTCGATCGAACGCGGCGGCATGGAACCTGGTCTCCTGAACCCGCTCGGTGCGCGCGCGCTCTACATCTTCTCGAACAACGAAGATACGCTCTACCGCCTGCACGGCAACCCGGAATGGCGCTCCATCGGCAAGGCCGTCTCGTCCGGCTGCGTGCGCCTGCTCAACCAGGACATCATCGACCTCTACGATCGCGTTCCCAACAAAACCCCGATCGTTGTTTGGCAGTGA
- a CDS encoding cisplatin damage response ATP-dependent DNA ligase: MKAFADLLDRLVLTPSRNGKLKLLTDYFRDTPDPDRGYGLAAIAGTLEVRDVKPAMLRDLVLERMDEVLFHYSYDYVGDLAETISLVWDNERDIDRSAFAQPRLGEVVVRMNSLGRTEVRSFVRDLLDRLDSSGRFAFIKLTTGALRIGVSARLAKQALADLGDKDVTEIETLWHGLQPPYESLFKWLEGGEEKPVLATPAIFHSVMLANPVEEGDLDSLDPANYAAEWKWDGIRVQLSRSGETRRIYSRSGDDISGVFPDILDSISFSGVIDGELLVGGTARSNNPTRTFSDLQQRLNRKTVTSRMLEEYPAFIRAYDMLFDGEQDVRGKNYIERRDRLSEIIERAPHDRFDLSPLVPFSTWEQLDDLRATPPDPVIEGVMIKRRDSIYQAGRMKGPWFKWKRNPYNVDAVLMYAQRGHGKRSSYYSDFTFGVWADDEDGEQLVPVGKAYFGFTDAELEMLDKFVRNNTTERFGPVRAVRADKEFGFVVEVAFEGINRSTRHKSGVAMRFPRIARLRPDKPSYEADRLRTLIAMIDAKAG, from the coding sequence ATGAAAGCCTTTGCCGACCTGCTCGACCGTCTGGTCCTCACCCCCAGCCGCAATGGCAAGCTGAAGCTTCTGACTGACTATTTCCGCGACACTCCGGACCCTGACCGTGGTTACGGCCTTGCCGCCATCGCCGGCACGCTCGAAGTGCGCGACGTCAAGCCCGCCATGTTGCGCGATCTGGTGCTGGAGCGCATGGACGAGGTGCTCTTCCACTATTCCTATGATTATGTCGGCGATCTTGCCGAAACCATCTCGCTGGTCTGGGACAATGAGCGCGATATCGACCGCTCCGCATTTGCCCAGCCGCGCCTCGGCGAAGTGGTCGTCAGGATGAATTCGCTCGGCCGCACCGAGGTGCGCAGCTTCGTGCGCGACCTGCTCGACCGCCTCGATTCCTCCGGCCGCTTCGCCTTCATCAAACTCACGACCGGAGCGCTGCGCATTGGCGTTTCCGCCCGGCTTGCCAAGCAGGCGCTCGCCGATCTTGGCGACAAGGATGTGACCGAGATCGAAACCCTCTGGCATGGCCTGCAGCCGCCTTATGAATCGCTCTTCAAATGGCTGGAAGGCGGAGAAGAAAAACCGGTGCTTGCAACGCCCGCCATCTTCCATTCCGTCATGCTTGCCAATCCGGTGGAGGAGGGGGATCTCGATAGTCTCGACCCCGCCAATTATGCAGCCGAGTGGAAATGGGATGGCATCCGCGTCCAGCTCTCCCGCTCCGGCGAGACGCGCAGGATCTATTCCCGTTCCGGCGATGATATCTCCGGCGTCTTTCCTGATATTCTTGATTCAATCAGCTTTTCCGGCGTCATCGATGGCGAGCTTCTGGTCGGCGGAACGGCGCGTTCCAACAATCCGACCCGCACCTTCTCCGATCTCCAGCAGCGCCTGAACCGCAAGACGGTGACGTCAAGGATGCTGGAGGAATATCCGGCTTTCATCCGCGCTTACGACATGCTTTTCGACGGTGAGCAGGATGTGCGCGGCAAGAACTATATCGAGCGTCGCGACCGGCTCTCGGAAATTATCGAGCGCGCTCCGCATGATCGCTTCGACCTTTCGCCATTGGTGCCGTTCTCCACCTGGGAGCAGTTGGACGATCTGCGCGCCACCCCGCCCGATCCCGTTATCGAAGGCGTGATGATCAAGCGCCGCGACAGCATCTATCAGGCCGGCCGCATGAAGGGGCCGTGGTTCAAGTGGAAGCGCAATCCGTACAATGTCGATGCGGTGCTGATGTATGCCCAGCGCGGCCACGGCAAGCGCTCCAGCTATTATTCGGATTTCACCTTCGGCGTCTGGGCGGATGACGAGGATGGCGAACAGCTTGTCCCCGTCGGCAAGGCCTATTTCGGCTTCACCGATGCCGAGCTCGAAATGCTGGACAAGTTCGTGCGTAATAACACGACCGAGCGCTTCGGCCCGGTCAGGGCAGTGCGGGCGGATAAGGAGTTCGGCTTCGTGGTGGAGGTCGCCTTCGAGGGAATCAATCGCTCCACTCGCCACAAGTCGGGCGTCGCGATGCGCTTCCCTCGCATCGCGAGATTGCGCCCCGACAAGCCCTCCTACGAGGCCGATCGCCTGCGCACGCTCATTGCTATGATCGACGCCAAGGCGGGTTGA
- a CDS encoding organic hydroperoxide resistance protein — translation MPILYTTKASATGGRAGRAVSENGVLDVTLTVPKELGGDGATGTNPEQLFAAGYSACFLGALKFVAGKEKVKIPEETTVSATVGIGPREDGTGFGIEVALTVNIPGVDRETAEKLAAAAHIVCPYSHAMRTSTEVPVTVA, via the coding sequence ATGCCTATTCTCTATACGACCAAAGCTTCCGCCACCGGTGGCCGCGCCGGCCGCGCCGTTTCCGAAAACGGCGTTCTCGACGTCACGCTGACCGTGCCGAAGGAACTCGGCGGCGACGGCGCAACCGGCACCAATCCCGAACAGCTCTTCGCAGCCGGTTATTCGGCTTGCTTCCTCGGTGCTTTGAAATTTGTGGCCGGCAAGGAAAAGGTCAAGATTCCCGAGGAAACCACCGTCTCCGCAACCGTCGGCATCGGCCCGCGTGAAGATGGCACCGGTTTCGGGATCGAAGTGGCCCTGACCGTCAACATCCCGGGCGTCGACCGCGAAACTGCTGAAAAGCTCGCAGCTGCGGCCCACATCGTCTGCCCTTACAGCCACGCCATGCGCACCTCGACCGAAGTTCCGGTCACAGTCGCCTGA
- a CDS encoding alpha/beta hydrolase family protein: MSSQERNAFFRQRRGLLAGMAGSFLLPGLANAFDVPDVPRLAKHDYASVRHHFRTKLLQKGPAPDKYEPLTAPADADRIFYRSGYGGELELTAWVSKYKRESKPKPGILFLHGGNAMGVGHWQLMKPYMDAGYVVMMPSMRGENGQMGNFSGFYDEVDDVLAATERLRHLPGVDPERLFIAGHSVGGTLTMLTAMSTHHFRAAVPISGNADAFRFFNRYPEDIRFDDSNAHEFEVRTALCYAHSFKCPVRVLHGTEESHFNDRADLLVSRARAAGTHIEADTVAGNHTSALPAEIAQSIQFFHGVAA; encoded by the coding sequence ATGAGCTCGCAAGAACGAAATGCCTTTTTCCGTCAACGCCGCGGCCTGCTTGCAGGCATGGCCGGCTCTTTTTTGTTGCCTGGCCTTGCGAATGCCTTCGATGTTCCCGACGTTCCGAGGCTCGCCAAGCATGACTATGCCAGTGTCCGTCATCACTTTCGCACCAAGCTGCTGCAGAAAGGGCCGGCGCCGGACAAATACGAGCCGCTGACAGCACCTGCCGACGCCGACCGGATCTTCTACCGCTCCGGCTACGGCGGCGAGCTGGAGCTGACGGCCTGGGTGTCTAAATACAAGCGCGAGAGCAAGCCGAAGCCCGGCATCCTCTTCCTTCACGGCGGCAATGCCATGGGCGTGGGCCACTGGCAGCTCATGAAGCCCTACATGGATGCCGGTTATGTCGTGATGATGCCGTCCATGCGCGGCGAGAACGGCCAGATGGGAAATTTCTCAGGCTTCTATGACGAGGTAGACGACGTGCTCGCCGCGACCGAGCGCCTGCGCCATCTGCCGGGCGTCGATCCCGAGCGTCTCTTCATCGCCGGCCATAGCGTCGGCGGCACGCTGACCATGCTGACGGCCATGAGTACGCATCATTTTCGGGCGGCCGTGCCGATTTCAGGTAACGCGGATGCCTTCCGGTTCTTCAACCGCTATCCTGAAGACATCCGCTTCGACGATTCCAACGCGCATGAATTCGAGGTACGCACGGCGCTTTGCTATGCGCACAGCTTCAAGTGCCCGGTGCGCGTGCTGCACGGCACGGAAGAGTCTCACTTCAACGATCGCGCCGATCTGCTTGTCTCGCGCGCCCGTGCTGCAGGCACGCATATTGAAGCCGATACGGTCGCCGGCAACCATACCTCGGCGCTGCCGGCCGAGATCGCACAGAGCATCCAGTTCTTCCACGGTGTGGCGGCCTGA